In [Clostridium] cellulosi, one genomic interval encodes:
- a CDS encoding hydantoinase/oxoprolinase (High confidence in function and specificity), producing MKVRIGIDVGGTFTDAVAINDETYELIGSVKLPTTHEAKEGVAAGIVQVLSKIMEEYNIKPEDVTFIAHGTTQATNALLEGDVAKVGIVTIGSGIQGLKSRSDTNIGNIELTAGKHLQSYNAYVNVGTKETFVNDVANALSDLMRQGAQSIVATEAFSVDDPTNKNAVLEQYRKLGLPGTAGSDVSKLYGLKVRTRTAVINASILPKMLEAANMTERSIKNANIGAPLMVMRCDGGVMTMDEVRNRPILTILSGPAAGVAGALMYEKLTDGIFLEVGGTSTDISCVKDGNVVVHYAEVGGHKTYVNSLDVRTVGIGGGSMIELKDGKAVNTGPRSAHIANLDYEVYTDPENIVNPVLRSIRPKEGDPEYAYIECDGGKKYALTLSGAANIVGYVSKENYAYGNAEAARRAWAPLAKNMGMSVEECAKKVLEFAAAKNSKVVESLIKDYGLDKSALTFVGGGGGAATVVPHLAEYMGCKFRIAKNAHVISPIGVALAMVRDMVERTIMNPTEEDILAIRNEAFQKAVQSGADPDTIEVKVEVDNQRQKVRAIAVGATELRTKELSGAKKTDEELIKIAADNLKVDPSKIKIAADNGSMVALTCQNTVRAFLFFKKKVNTLRLLDRDGVIRLQRKNATVVSCPVKRWKSVVQNVLADNTIHGDGGAEIPNLYVVLGRRIIDLAGMQSESQIMSLCRVELSGARPDDSLIVICTRTTENERG from the coding sequence ATGAAAGTCAGAATTGGAATAGATGTAGGAGGTACCTTCACAGACGCCGTTGCAATTAATGATGAAACCTATGAACTGATAGGCAGTGTGAAGTTGCCCACCACACACGAGGCAAAGGAAGGTGTCGCAGCCGGCATTGTGCAGGTGCTTTCCAAAATAATGGAAGAATACAACATCAAGCCTGAAGACGTGACCTTTATTGCTCATGGCACAACCCAGGCAACCAACGCCCTGCTGGAAGGGGACGTTGCTAAAGTCGGCATTGTCACCATTGGAAGCGGTATTCAAGGTCTAAAGTCCCGCAGCGACACTAATATCGGCAACATTGAGCTGACAGCCGGAAAGCATCTGCAAAGCTACAACGCGTACGTCAATGTCGGAACAAAGGAAACCTTCGTTAATGACGTTGCGAACGCACTAAGCGACTTGATGCGTCAAGGCGCTCAGTCCATCGTTGCGACCGAAGCTTTCTCCGTTGATGACCCCACAAACAAAAATGCTGTGCTGGAGCAGTACCGTAAACTCGGCCTGCCCGGCACTGCCGGAAGTGATGTCTCCAAGCTGTACGGTTTAAAGGTGCGTACTCGAACCGCTGTTATCAATGCGTCTATCCTCCCAAAGATGCTTGAAGCTGCAAATATGACCGAACGGAGTATCAAAAATGCTAATATCGGCGCACCTTTGATGGTCATGCGGTGCGACGGCGGCGTTATGACGATGGACGAGGTACGCAACCGCCCGATTCTCACTATTCTCTCAGGCCCGGCGGCGGGTGTTGCCGGTGCGCTGATGTACGAAAAGCTGACTGACGGTATTTTCTTAGAAGTCGGCGGTACCTCCACTGATATATCCTGCGTCAAGGACGGCAACGTTGTCGTTCATTACGCGGAAGTCGGCGGGCATAAGACATATGTAAATTCCCTTGATGTCCGTACTGTCGGTATCGGCGGCGGCTCTATGATCGAGCTGAAGGACGGAAAGGCCGTCAATACCGGCCCTCGCTCTGCCCATATTGCTAATCTGGACTATGAAGTCTACACCGACCCTGAAAATATCGTCAATCCGGTTTTGCGTTCCATTCGCCCGAAGGAAGGCGACCCGGAGTATGCGTATATTGAGTGCGACGGAGGCAAAAAATATGCGCTGACTCTTTCCGGTGCAGCCAATATCGTAGGATATGTGTCAAAAGAAAACTATGCCTACGGCAATGCTGAAGCTGCCCGCAGGGCATGGGCGCCGCTGGCAAAGAATATGGGGATGTCGGTTGAAGAATGTGCCAAAAAGGTTTTGGAATTCGCCGCGGCCAAGAACAGCAAAGTTGTGGAAAGCTTAATCAAGGATTATGGCCTTGATAAGAGCGCCCTTACCTTTGTCGGCGGAGGCGGCGGCGCGGCTACCGTTGTACCACACTTAGCCGAATATATGGGCTGCAAGTTCCGTATTGCGAAAAACGCCCATGTTATTTCGCCTATCGGTGTTGCCCTCGCCATGGTGCGTGATATGGTTGAACGGACCATTATGAATCCTACAGAAGAGGATATTCTCGCGATACGCAACGAAGCTTTTCAAAAGGCAGTGCAGTCCGGTGCCGACCCCGATACGATAGAAGTCAAGGTTGAAGTCGACAATCAGCGTCAGAAGGTCAGAGCTATTGCAGTAGGCGCGACGGAGCTGCGTACCAAAGAGCTTTCCGGCGCAAAAAAGACGGATGAAGAGCTGATTAAGATAGCAGCAGACAATCTTAAAGTTGATCCCTCTAAGATTAAAATTGCCGCAGACAACGGCAGTATGGTAGCGCTGACCTGTCAGAATACTGTACGTGCATTTCTGTTCTTCAAAAAGAAAGTCAATACCTTGCGCCTGCTCGACCGGGACGGTGTTATCCGCTTGCAGCGCAAGAACGCGACGGTTGTTTCCTGCCCGGTTAAAAGGTGGAAATCAGTTGTGCAAAACGTACTGGCTGATAATACTATTCACGGCGACGGCGGCGCCGAAATTCCTAATCTTTATGTCGTTCTTGGACGCCGCATTATTGACCTTGCGGGTATGCAAAGTGAAAGCCAGATTATGTCTTTGTGCCGGGTAGAACTGTCCGGTGCCCGTCCTGATGACTCACTTATAGTCATTTGTACTCGTACTACAGAAAACGAACGCGGCTAA
- the pgcA gene encoding Phosphoglucomutase (High confidence in function and specificity), with protein MDYKERYHDWCTNPVFDEKTREELKNLKDEKEIQDRFYKDLTFGTGGLRGIIGAGTNRMNIYTVAKATQGLANYIIANGGQSKGVAIAYDSRNFSREFAEKTALTLNANGIKTYLFESLRPTPELSFALRELHCIAGVVITASHNPPEYNGYKVYWEDGAQITPPRDQEIIDEVNAVTSFGAIKTIDKAEAISKGLFNIIGEEIDRRYYDALKKLVLSPEAIKKAAKELKIVYTPLHGTGNIPVRTILKELGFENVYVVPEQELPDGNFSTLSYPNPEDPKAFTLALKLAKEKDADLVLATDPDADRLGVYAKDTKTGEYKSFTGNMSGLLIAEYELSVRKKLGKLPKNGALIKTIVSSNMANEIAKEYGIKLIEVLTGFKYIGEQIKLFEQNHNYEYLFGFEESYGCLVGTHARDKDAVVAVMALCEAAAYYREQGLTLWDQMLRIYEKYGYYKEDLTSITLKGLDGAEKIQSILKNMRNNPPQRFGSFKVTAVRDYLTGEITEVESGAKKPTGLPKSNVLYYELENNAWCCVRPSGTEPKVKFYMGVKGSSLENAQKLLEELKNSMMALVK; from the coding sequence ATGGACTATAAAGAACGCTATCACGATTGGTGCACAAATCCTGTTTTCGATGAAAAGACACGCGAAGAGCTTAAAAATTTAAAAGACGAAAAAGAGATACAGGACCGGTTTTATAAGGACTTGACGTTCGGAACCGGCGGCCTGCGCGGCATTATCGGCGCAGGGACTAACCGGATGAACATCTACACCGTAGCAAAGGCTACTCAGGGACTTGCAAATTACATAATTGCAAATGGCGGCCAGTCAAAGGGCGTTGCCATCGCTTATGACTCAAGGAATTTCTCCCGTGAGTTTGCCGAAAAAACTGCCCTGACGTTGAATGCGAACGGCATAAAAACATATCTTTTCGAATCGTTAAGGCCTACTCCGGAGCTATCATTCGCATTGAGAGAGCTGCACTGTATCGCCGGTGTAGTGATAACAGCGAGCCACAATCCGCCCGAATATAATGGCTACAAAGTTTATTGGGAAGACGGCGCACAGATTACCCCGCCCCGGGACCAGGAAATCATTGATGAAGTGAATGCCGTTACGTCATTTGGAGCCATTAAAACCATAGACAAAGCTGAAGCCATCAGCAAAGGACTTTTTAATATCATAGGGGAAGAAATCGACAGGCGCTATTACGATGCGCTCAAAAAGCTTGTATTGAGTCCCGAGGCTATTAAAAAGGCTGCTAAGGAATTGAAAATTGTCTATACCCCGCTTCACGGGACCGGAAATATCCCTGTGAGAACAATCTTAAAAGAATTGGGGTTCGAAAATGTCTATGTAGTTCCGGAGCAGGAGTTGCCAGACGGCAATTTCAGCACGCTGAGCTATCCGAATCCCGAGGACCCAAAGGCCTTTACCCTTGCACTCAAGTTGGCAAAAGAAAAAGATGCCGACTTAGTCCTGGCGACCGACCCTGACGCAGACAGGCTCGGAGTTTATGCCAAGGACACAAAAACGGGAGAATATAAGTCATTTACAGGCAATATGTCAGGCCTGCTGATAGCCGAGTATGAGCTTTCTGTCAGGAAAAAGCTCGGCAAACTGCCGAAAAACGGAGCGCTTATAAAGACCATAGTTTCCTCTAATATGGCAAACGAGATAGCGAAGGAATACGGCATAAAACTCATTGAAGTGCTTACCGGATTTAAATATATCGGTGAGCAGATTAAATTATTTGAACAGAACCATAATTATGAGTATCTGTTTGGTTTTGAGGAAAGCTATGGCTGCCTTGTAGGAACCCATGCAAGGGATAAGGATGCTGTTGTAGCCGTCATGGCGCTGTGTGAAGCGGCCGCGTATTACAGAGAACAAGGCCTTACCCTTTGGGATCAGATGCTGCGCATCTATGAAAAGTATGGGTACTATAAAGAGGATTTGACGTCCATTACGTTGAAAGGCTTAGATGGGGCGGAAAAGATTCAGTCTATCTTAAAGAATATGAGAAATAACCCGCCTCAAAGGTTTGGCAGCTTTAAAGTGACCGCCGTCAGGGATTACTTAACGGGTGAAATCACTGAAGTTGAAAGCGGTGCAAAGAAGCCGACGGGATTGCCGAAATCCAACGTGCTTTACTATGAACTTGAAAACAATGCCTGGTGCTGTGTCCGCCCGTCGGGAACGGAGCCAAAAGTCAAGTTCTATATGGGAGTCAAGGGCAGCAGCCTTGAGAACGCCCAAAAGCTTTTGGAGGAACTCAAAAACTCCATGATGGCGCTTGTAAAGTAG
- a CDS encoding hypothetical protein (Family membership), translated as MKKVLSALCKKVKKSKGGFTLIELIAVIAILAILALILVPTVGSRVAAAKRAAALSDARAAYMAAQIYVSDKLNNGEDVEDTDGTVPTDMLSSDAFKTLNGVNGFTVKSITIKDGAVISITIHDNNGDATYPESTASSSSTSGT; from the coding sequence TTGAAAAAGGTACTGAGTGCTCTTTGCAAAAAGGTAAAGAAGTCAAAGGGTGGCTTTACGCTTATTGAACTTATCGCTGTCATTGCGATTTTGGCAATTTTGGCGCTTATACTTGTCCCGACAGTCGGCAGCAGGGTTGCTGCGGCAAAGAGAGCGGCTGCTCTGTCTGATGCTCGGGCGGCTTATATGGCAGCACAGATATATGTTTCTGATAAGCTGAACAATGGTGAGGATGTAGAGGATACCGATGGTACAGTACCGACTGATATGCTTTCGTCAGATGCTTTCAAAACGCTCAATGGCGTTAACGGTTTCACAGTTAAGAGCATAACGATTAAAGATGGTGCTGTCATTTCAATAACTATTCATGACAATAATGGTGATGCGACATATCCGGAATCAACTGCTTCTTCATCCAGCACCAGCGGTACCTAA
- a CDS encoding hypothetical protein (High confidence in function and specificity) has translation MIRKIRKEDKNDYIEMAKSFYMSDAVDHNIPEKHIEDTFDELMRSDEYAMAYIMEYEGKTAGYALLAKTFSQEAGGMVLWVEELYVKPEYRCRGLGHEFFSYLENNLCSGVKRIRLETEESNKRAISFYKSMGFEYLPYQQMIKTL, from the coding sequence ATGATTAGAAAAATCAGAAAAGAAGATAAAAATGACTATATAGAAATGGCGAAAAGTTTTTATATGTCCGACGCAGTGGACCACAATATACCCGAAAAGCATATTGAAGACACCTTTGATGAGCTGATGCGCTCTGATGAGTATGCGATGGCATATATCATGGAGTATGAAGGCAAGACTGCAGGCTATGCGCTGTTAGCCAAAACCTTTTCTCAGGAGGCGGGCGGCATGGTTCTATGGGTCGAGGAACTCTATGTCAAGCCTGAATACCGCTGCCGCGGTCTGGGACATGAGTTCTTTTCGTACTTAGAAAATAATCTTTGCAGCGGTGTGAAACGCATCCGCCTTGAGACAGAGGAGAGCAATAAAAGGGCGATATCATTTTATAAGAGCATGGGATTTGAATATTTACCCTATCAGCAAATGATAAAAACGCTTTGA
- a CDS encoding hypothetical protein (High confidence in function and specificity): MQYLIGTDIGTSGTKSILMDTSGNLVAQDLQEYDVLTPKPLWAEQWPDVWLNAVKQSVANTVKKSGVDPKDIRGICISGLYGGSGVPVDEALNPVRPCLIWMDRRAEEQERWVRQHVDQSRLWQITQNGTDPYYGYTKILWIRDNEPENWVKIRMFLPPNAYVIARLSGEVAIDYSSAGNLGGFFDMNTRSWSDEMLNAMGVPRTLMPQRIVENTEPVGTLTTAAAQEMNLTPGTPVFNGGVDCGVATLGLGVFEPGDYAAAIGTSMCAALVHEEPIEARDLISWPYVYNARRLTYSFGGGATAGAVIKWFRDTFAAEEKRAEAAGGENAYAVLDRQAASIPAGSEGLIVLPYFMGERSPLWDTNAKGTIFGLSLVHTRAHIYRAFLEAVAYSLRHTMESCGTELKESILLAGGVSKSPLWKQIFADVTGHSIVCPIHDVEANLGDVMLAGLGTGLLTREDLKKWQVLDKKITPNPEAHAKYNEYYKMYRDLYGHLREDMARMTQIR; encoded by the coding sequence ATGCAGTATTTGATCGGTACTGATATTGGTACCTCGGGAACCAAGTCCATCCTGATGGACACCTCCGGAAATCTGGTTGCACAGGACCTGCAGGAATATGACGTTCTTACCCCCAAACCGCTTTGGGCAGAACAATGGCCGGATGTTTGGCTAAACGCCGTCAAGCAATCCGTAGCAAATACCGTGAAAAAGTCCGGAGTTGACCCGAAAGACATCCGCGGTATCTGCATCAGCGGCCTTTACGGCGGGTCCGGCGTACCGGTTGATGAAGCGCTGAATCCTGTGCGCCCCTGCCTTATCTGGATGGACCGCCGAGCCGAAGAGCAGGAACGCTGGGTCCGGCAGCATGTGGATCAGAGCCGCCTCTGGCAGATTACCCAGAACGGTACGGATCCATACTACGGCTACACTAAAATCCTTTGGATACGCGACAACGAGCCGGAAAATTGGGTAAAAATTCGTATGTTTTTACCGCCAAACGCATATGTCATTGCCCGCCTTTCCGGAGAAGTAGCCATTGACTACTCCTCCGCGGGCAATCTGGGTGGATTTTTCGATATGAACACCCGCTCATGGTCAGATGAGATGCTGAATGCTATGGGTGTTCCGCGAACTTTAATGCCGCAGCGTATTGTTGAAAACACCGAACCAGTAGGCACACTGACCACTGCGGCTGCACAGGAAATGAATCTCACCCCCGGCACTCCGGTCTTTAACGGCGGCGTTGACTGCGGTGTAGCTACGTTGGGCCTCGGCGTATTCGAGCCGGGCGATTATGCAGCGGCAATCGGCACTTCCATGTGCGCCGCTCTGGTACATGAGGAACCCATTGAAGCCCGTGACCTTATCTCTTGGCCATATGTGTATAATGCGCGGCGGCTGACGTATTCTTTCGGCGGCGGCGCAACAGCCGGAGCAGTCATCAAATGGTTCCGCGACACCTTTGCCGCAGAGGAAAAGCGCGCGGAAGCGGCCGGCGGTGAAAACGCCTATGCCGTTCTTGACCGTCAGGCAGCCAGTATCCCCGCGGGTTCGGAAGGACTCATTGTTCTCCCGTATTTCATGGGCGAGCGCAGCCCCCTTTGGGACACCAACGCGAAGGGAACAATATTTGGCCTTTCATTGGTTCACACCCGCGCACATATCTATCGGGCATTCTTGGAAGCAGTCGCGTACTCCCTCCGCCATACGATGGAGTCTTGCGGTACTGAACTAAAGGAAAGTATTCTCTTGGCTGGCGGGGTCAGCAAATCCCCGCTCTGGAAGCAGATTTTTGCAGACGTGACCGGACACAGCATTGTATGCCCCATTCACGATGTAGAAGCCAACCTCGGCGACGTGATGCTGGCGGGACTTGGCACAGGCCTGCTGACCCGAGAAGATTTAAAGAAATGGCAGGTGCTGGACAAAAAGATTACGCCCAACCCCGAAGCTCACGCCAAATACAATGAATACTATAAAATGTACCGTGATTTATACGGTCATTTAAGAGAAGATATGGCGCGGATGACTCAGATTAGGTAA
- a CDS encoding alcohol dehydrogenase GroES domain-containing protein (High confidence in function and specificity), whose protein sequence is MVTYARQRNPKLLIALDMKDERLAKAKEFGADIVWNPSKVDVQAEILKLTDGYGCDTYIEATGHPSSVIQGLQMVRKLGRFVEFSVFAEPTTVDWSIIGDRKELDVLGSHLSPYCYPYVIEHIADGTLKTDGVVSRTFPIEKWEEAFEYATGKYGDFKVAITF, encoded by the coding sequence ATGGTTACATACGCCCGCCAGCGCAACCCCAAGCTTCTTATTGCGCTTGATATGAAGGATGAACGCTTAGCTAAGGCGAAAGAGTTTGGTGCAGATATAGTTTGGAATCCCAGCAAAGTCGATGTCCAGGCTGAAATTCTCAAACTGACCGACGGTTACGGCTGCGACACCTACATTGAAGCCACCGGCCATCCGTCTTCAGTCATTCAAGGCTTGCAGATGGTACGCAAACTGGGCCGCTTTGTAGAGTTCTCAGTTTTTGCTGAGCCGACCACTGTGGATTGGTCGATTATCGGCGACCGCAAGGAGCTGGACGTACTTGGTTCCCATCTCTCACCTTATTGCTACCCGTATGTCATTGAGCATATCGCCGACGGTACGCTTAAAACAGACGGAGTCGTTTCCCGCACCTTCCCGATTGAAAAATGGGAAGAGGCCTTTGAATATGCAACCGGCAAATACGGGGACTTCAAAGTCGCAATCACGTTTTAA
- a CDS encoding hypothetical protein (Family membership), whose product MFGQLNIKNGPSPVPASVKVVVSPDLMQARLTIEPPKYGGQDVSSQMIDDALREAKVTYGIDVPLLQKIKAHPEYSREYVIARGTEPKRGKDGSIKYLFEINKDSHPKVREDGTVDYRDLGLVVNVKYGQVLAEITLPTKGVDGMSVTGKVLPAAPGKAIPSPVGRNTALSEDGTKLFSTIDGHVSMNGNRINVVDTFIVSGNVDTSTGNIKSVCNVSVIGNVTEGFSIEAAGNVEIGGNVEGGSIKAGGNVTISRGVVGMSRSKIECKGDLKSTFLENCEINAGGSVKTQSIMNCNIKCGGRLEVTGRGKIMGGRFVVGENVIANQIGSPSNIHTELILGADPSVMTRYSALHTEIEQLKSQIEKLKQIIDLLNKYKQAGKLPSSKEQMLRSSQVSLEASTEKLNALTEEYKTLGAQIENSGNGKVICHDTLYRGVKLTIGFASMKAENDIVSSSFSLVDGKIVVTPTLPY is encoded by the coding sequence ATGTTCGGACAGTTGAATATAAAAAATGGTCCGTCGCCGGTACCTGCTTCGGTAAAAGTTGTTGTATCTCCTGACTTGATGCAGGCCAGACTTACAATTGAACCTCCTAAATACGGGGGACAAGATGTTTCCTCCCAGATGATCGATGATGCTTTAAGAGAAGCTAAAGTAACATATGGTATTGACGTACCGCTTCTCCAGAAAATAAAAGCGCATCCAGAGTATTCCCGAGAATACGTGATTGCAAGAGGAACAGAGCCAAAAAGAGGAAAAGACGGTTCTATAAAATATTTATTTGAAATCAACAAAGATTCTCACCCAAAGGTCAGAGAAGACGGAACAGTCGATTACCGGGATCTTGGATTAGTAGTAAATGTTAAATATGGACAAGTTCTTGCTGAAATAACCCTCCCGACAAAAGGTGTTGACGGCATGTCCGTTACCGGCAAAGTTTTGCCAGCGGCCCCGGGAAAAGCAATACCTTCTCCGGTTGGGCGCAATACTGCTCTCAGCGAGGACGGTACAAAGCTTTTTTCGACAATTGACGGCCATGTCAGTATGAACGGCAACCGCATTAATGTCGTAGATACCTTTATTGTGTCGGGAAATGTTGATACATCGACAGGAAACATAAAATCCGTTTGTAATGTATCAGTTATCGGAAATGTCACAGAGGGATTTTCGATTGAAGCCGCGGGCAATGTCGAAATCGGAGGCAATGTAGAAGGCGGTTCAATCAAGGCGGGCGGCAATGTGACTATATCGCGCGGTGTCGTCGGCATGAGCCGCAGTAAGATCGAATGTAAGGGCGACCTAAAAAGCACATTTCTTGAAAATTGTGAAATCAATGCCGGCGGAAGCGTAAAGACCCAAAGCATAATGAACTGCAATATTAAATGTGGAGGAAGGCTTGAGGTTACAGGGCGCGGAAAAATCATGGGCGGCCGCTTCGTAGTCGGGGAAAATGTGATTGCAAATCAAATAGGTTCTCCGTCAAATATTCACACCGAGCTTATTTTGGGAGCAGACCCGTCCGTTATGACAAGATATTCAGCGCTACATACTGAAATTGAACAACTCAAAAGTCAAATTGAGAAACTCAAACAGATAATTGACCTTCTGAATAAGTATAAACAGGCCGGCAAGCTCCCGAGCAGCAAAGAACAAATGCTTAGGAGTTCACAGGTGAGCCTTGAAGCCAGTACAGAAAAGCTGAATGCCCTAACCGAGGAATATAAGACGCTCGGTGCGCAGATTGAAAATTCCGGTAACGGTAAAGTAATCTGCCATGATACGCTGTACCGCGGGGTTAAATTAACTATCGGTTTCGCCTCGATGAAGGCGGAAAACGACATTGTTTCGTCGTCCTTTTCGCTTGTAGATGGGAAAATAGTTGTAACGCCAACCCTGCCCTATTGA
- a CDS encoding glucose-inhibited division protein A (High confidence in function and specificity), whose product MVNENKKEVLTYDVAVIGGGPGGMAAAVSAAREGAKVVLVERLGYLGGQMASGLPFLAFLDMHKRQIVGGLAQKMVDDLAAMDGTAGHRYCPFHISTTTVNPFYTRIICFQWAKDYGIDLLMHCEVTGATVENGRLTAVTVVGKGTEIEIKAKVFIDATGDGDLAYLAGAEYEKGEEGTGILQPPSLMFNLGGVDFDKFIDFIAEHPEELPYNMGLTHIRPGYNAEFFRNNPGHIFFGLNHMIEKLRAEGKCPIQRDTVIYIRLPIPGHVAVNTIRIQNFDDSNVHDLSRGEQETHLQILPLVKMLQENVPGFENSYVTYVNAVIGVRESRRIMGIKKLTAEDCIEGRIPDDSIALYSYFIDIHKGNGEGTYTKTIEEPYGVPFGCTVSNSIDGLMMAGRCMSVDHVAFGSSRIMTLCMAVGEAAGIGAALSVKKGITPREVDPQEVRSILLTHGAILKL is encoded by the coding sequence ATGGTAAATGAAAATAAAAAGGAAGTACTTACGTACGACGTTGCTGTCATAGGCGGAGGCCCCGGCGGCATGGCAGCGGCAGTTTCCGCCGCGCGCGAAGGGGCAAAGGTGGTCTTGGTCGAACGCCTCGGCTATCTTGGCGGACAGATGGCTTCCGGCCTGCCGTTCCTCGCTTTTCTTGATATGCACAAGCGGCAGATAGTCGGCGGTCTTGCGCAAAAAATGGTCGATGACCTCGCCGCTATGGACGGCACTGCGGGACATCGCTATTGCCCGTTTCATATATCCACTACCACGGTGAACCCGTTCTATACCCGTATCATTTGCTTCCAGTGGGCAAAAGACTACGGAATTGACCTGCTAATGCACTGCGAAGTCACCGGCGCAACAGTAGAAAACGGGCGCCTGACAGCAGTCACAGTGGTCGGCAAGGGCACTGAAATTGAGATTAAGGCCAAAGTATTCATAGACGCTACCGGCGACGGCGACTTGGCCTATTTGGCAGGCGCGGAATATGAAAAGGGTGAAGAAGGTACAGGTATACTCCAGCCGCCTTCATTGATGTTCAACTTGGGCGGAGTGGATTTTGACAAATTTATCGACTTCATTGCCGAGCACCCCGAAGAGCTGCCATACAACATGGGACTGACCCACATCCGTCCCGGCTACAATGCGGAGTTCTTCCGCAACAACCCCGGTCACATCTTCTTTGGCCTAAATCATATGATTGAGAAGCTGCGTGCTGAAGGCAAATGCCCCATCCAGCGTGACACGGTTATCTACATACGGCTGCCTATTCCCGGCCATGTTGCGGTCAATACTATCCGCATTCAGAATTTTGACGACAGCAATGTGCATGACCTAAGCCGCGGCGAACAGGAAACACACCTGCAGATTCTGCCGTTAGTCAAGATGCTGCAGGAAAATGTACCTGGCTTCGAAAACAGCTATGTCACTTACGTCAACGCAGTCATAGGTGTACGGGAATCCCGCCGTATAATGGGAATCAAAAAGCTTACAGCAGAAGATTGTATTGAAGGCCGCATTCCTGACGACTCAATCGCGCTGTACTCATATTTTATTGATATACACAAGGGCAACGGTGAGGGCACTTATACCAAAACCATTGAGGAGCCGTATGGCGTACCTTTTGGCTGCACCGTTTCCAACAGTATAGATGGCTTGATGATGGCCGGACGCTGCATGAGCGTTGACCATGTGGCTTTTGGTTCCAGCCGCATTATGACCCTCTGCATGGCAGTGGGTGAGGCAGCCGGAATCGGTGCTGCACTTTCAGTCAAAAAAGGCATTACACCACGTGAAGTCGATCCGCAGGAGGTTCGTTCCATTCTGCTCACTCACGGAGCAATTCTGAAACTGTAA
- a CDS encoding alcohol dehydrogenase GroES domain-containing protein (High confidence in function and specificity), with the protein MSIPKTMKALVAYGRGDYRFEPAYPTPECGPDDIILKVEGCGVCAGDLKCQHGADMFWGGNGQPSWVEPPFIPGHEFIGIVAEVGENVKGVQVGDRLTADQIYPCGECRFCKSGKYWMCQPHKTFGFFASTNGGMAEYMRLPKNAVVHKVPKDLALEKALLIEPYSCAKHCVDRADIGAEDVVVISGAARSDLAWLHTPASATPSFLLRLI; encoded by the coding sequence ATGTCAATTCCAAAAACAATGAAAGCACTGGTTGCCTATGGTCGCGGCGATTACCGCTTTGAACCAGCCTATCCAACGCCGGAATGTGGTCCCGACGATATTATTCTCAAAGTCGAAGGCTGCGGAGTCTGTGCCGGAGACTTGAAATGCCAACACGGCGCAGATATGTTCTGGGGCGGAAACGGCCAGCCCAGTTGGGTGGAGCCTCCGTTTATCCCGGGTCATGAATTCATCGGTATTGTAGCCGAAGTCGGCGAAAACGTAAAGGGAGTACAGGTCGGCGACCGCCTGACTGCCGACCAGATTTACCCCTGCGGCGAATGCCGTTTCTGCAAGAGCGGAAAGTACTGGATGTGCCAGCCGCACAAAACCTTCGGCTTTTTTGCAAGCACTAACGGCGGTATGGCCGAGTATATGAGGCTGCCTAAGAACGCGGTTGTCCACAAGGTTCCAAAAGACCTTGCGTTGGAAAAGGCCCTGCTTATCGAGCCTTATTCCTGTGCCAAACACTGCGTTGACCGTGCCGATATCGGCGCAGAGGACGTAGTCGTAATTTCCGGCGCCGCACGCTCGGACTTGGCATGGTTACATACGCCCGCCAGCGCAACCCCAAGCTTCTTATTGCGCTTGATATGA